Proteins encoded in a region of the Chelonoidis abingdonii isolate Lonesome George chromosome 2, CheloAbing_2.0, whole genome shotgun sequence genome:
- the LY96 gene encoding lymphocyte antigen 96: MLQLIFFILFTSGFTESQGKNVICNSSDVEISYSFCDSMDDVFFLNIVPCSFSETRWKVTLSLIPRSDIIFLEGSVNVWYDARNILAQKKVICSGFDDDYSFCGTLKGETLNATFEMSGLKMKLPKNKGSATGLGEES, from the exons ATGTTACAGCTTATttttttcatcctatttacttctggATTCACTGAATCACAAGGAAAAAACGTGATTTGCAACTCCTCAGATGTTGAAATATCATATTCCTTTTGTG attctATGGACGATGTTTTCTTTCTTAATATCGTACCTTGTTCCTTTAGTGAAACTCGTTGGAAAGTTACTCTTTCATTGATTCCAA GGAGTGATATAATCTTTTTGGAGGGCAGTGTGAATGTATGGTATGATGCTCGAAACATATTAGCACAGAAAAAAGTTATTTGCAGTGGATTTGATGATGACTATTCATTTTGTGGAACTCTGAAGGGAG AGACGCTCAATGCAACATTTGAAATGAGCGGTTTAAAGATGAAATTGCCAAAG